One genomic segment of Arachis duranensis cultivar V14167 chromosome 4, aradu.V14167.gnm2.J7QH, whole genome shotgun sequence includes these proteins:
- the LOC107484288 gene encoding dof zinc finger protein DOF2.4-like isoform X1, whose amino-acid sequence MVYTSIPAYIDPVNWHQQQQPNHQQNNTGGTSSQLLHPPPPPLPPSTQQHGASTSSIRPGSMADRARMANIPMQEPAQKCPRCESTNTKFCYFNNYSLSQPRHFCKTCRRYWTRGGALRNVPVGGGCRRNKRTKGTTTSNNGSKSPPPSSDRGGPTVSGGSFASEIAGLSPPVPSSLRFMAPLMHHQQLGDHFSGVGGGDLGLNYAAISGPMGGMGDLNFHIGSALRSDVTGGGNGGSSLLSAAGLEQWRVPQTQQFSFLTGFEASSHGLYQFENSTSEGSGYGGGSSGGGGAIRPNKVSTFASVVKMEESNNNLPRQFLGMNNNSSSNSEHFVPASWTHLSGFTSSNTTNNPP is encoded by the exons ATGGTTTATACTTCCATCCCAGCATATATTGATCCAGTCAATTGGCATCAGCAAcag CAACCAAATCATCAACAAAACAACACAGGTGGCACAAGCTCTCAACTTCTTCAtcctccaccaccacctctTCCGCCATCGACTCAACAACATGGAGCCAGTACTAGCTCCATCAGACCTGGGTCGATGGCGGACAGGGCAAGGATGGCTAACATACCCATGCAAGAGCCAGCACAAAAGTGTCCAAGATGTGAATCTACCAACACAAAGTTTTGCTACTTCAACAACTACAGCCTCTCTCAGCCCCGGCACTTCTGCAAGACCTGCCGGAGGTACTGGACCCGAGGCGGCGCTTTGAGAAATGTTCCGGTCGGCGGCGGCTGCCGGAGGAACAAGAGGACTAAAGGAACAACCACCAGCAACAACGGCTCCAAGTCACCACCACCGAGCTCTGATCGCGGAGGTCCCACCGTCTCTGGTGGCAGCTTTGCCTCTGAAATCGCAGGCCTAAGCCCTCCGGTGCCCTCGTCGCTGAGATTCATGGCTCCATTAATGCATCATCAGCAACTTGGAGATCACTTTTCAGGAGTTGGTGGCGGTGATTTAGGCCTAAACTACGCCGCAATTTCTGGTCCAATGGGAGGAATGGGTGACTTAAATTTTCACATAGGAAGTGCTTTGCGCAGTGATGTCACCGGTGGCGGCAATGGAGGCAGTTCTCTTCTATCAGCTGCAGGTTTGGAACAATGGAGGGTTCCACAAACACAACAATTTTCTTTCTTGACAGGTTTCGAAGCTTCATCACATGGCCTATACCAATTTGAAAATAGTACTAGTGAGGGTTCTGGATACGGCGGAGGCAGCAGTGGTGGTGGCGGTGCTATTCGGCCGAATAAGGTGTCGACTTTTGCCTCAGTAGTGAAGATggaagaaagtaataataatttgcCAAGGCAGTTTTTGGGGATGAATAATAATTCATCAAGTAATAGTGAGCATTTTGTTCCTGCTTCTTGGACACACCTTTCTGGTTTTACTTCTTCCAATACTACCAATAATCCTCCATAG
- the LOC107484288 gene encoding dof zinc finger protein DOF5.1-like isoform X2, with amino-acid sequence MADRARMANIPMQEPAQKCPRCESTNTKFCYFNNYSLSQPRHFCKTCRRYWTRGGALRNVPVGGGCRRNKRTKGTTTSNNGSKSPPPSSDRGGPTVSGGSFASEIAGLSPPVPSSLRFMAPLMHHQQLGDHFSGVGGGDLGLNYAAISGPMGGMGDLNFHIGSALRSDVTGGGNGGSSLLSAAGLEQWRVPQTQQFSFLTGFEASSHGLYQFENSTSEGSGYGGGSSGGGGAIRPNKVSTFASVVKMEESNNNLPRQFLGMNNNSSSNSEHFVPASWTHLSGFTSSNTTNNPP; translated from the coding sequence ATGGCGGACAGGGCAAGGATGGCTAACATACCCATGCAAGAGCCAGCACAAAAGTGTCCAAGATGTGAATCTACCAACACAAAGTTTTGCTACTTCAACAACTACAGCCTCTCTCAGCCCCGGCACTTCTGCAAGACCTGCCGGAGGTACTGGACCCGAGGCGGCGCTTTGAGAAATGTTCCGGTCGGCGGCGGCTGCCGGAGGAACAAGAGGACTAAAGGAACAACCACCAGCAACAACGGCTCCAAGTCACCACCACCGAGCTCTGATCGCGGAGGTCCCACCGTCTCTGGTGGCAGCTTTGCCTCTGAAATCGCAGGCCTAAGCCCTCCGGTGCCCTCGTCGCTGAGATTCATGGCTCCATTAATGCATCATCAGCAACTTGGAGATCACTTTTCAGGAGTTGGTGGCGGTGATTTAGGCCTAAACTACGCCGCAATTTCTGGTCCAATGGGAGGAATGGGTGACTTAAATTTTCACATAGGAAGTGCTTTGCGCAGTGATGTCACCGGTGGCGGCAATGGAGGCAGTTCTCTTCTATCAGCTGCAGGTTTGGAACAATGGAGGGTTCCACAAACACAACAATTTTCTTTCTTGACAGGTTTCGAAGCTTCATCACATGGCCTATACCAATTTGAAAATAGTACTAGTGAGGGTTCTGGATACGGCGGAGGCAGCAGTGGTGGTGGCGGTGCTATTCGGCCGAATAAGGTGTCGACTTTTGCCTCAGTAGTGAAGATggaagaaagtaataataatttgcCAAGGCAGTTTTTGGGGATGAATAATAATTCATCAAGTAATAGTGAGCATTTTGTTCCTGCTTCTTGGACACACCTTTCTGGTTTTACTTCTTCCAATACTACCAATAATCCTCCATAG